TCCGCGTCAGTTCGCTGCAAGTTCGACCCAATTTTACCGACCCGACGCTCCTTCAGGTCACGTTCGTGGTTTCCACCTTTCAACCGAGCCAAGGCACATGAAGTTTCTTCCGACCAAAGAAACGCTGAAAGCGTTCGCCAAATATATCGCTCTCGGCAGCGTCGTTTTCTTTATTGGTGTCGTCTGGAATTTTCCGTACGAGCGAATCCGCGACACGCTGACCAGTTCGCTCAAGCGGCAAACCGGTTACATGATCGACATGAGCACGCTCTCGCCGGCGCTTCCGATCGGATTCAAGGCCGCGAACGCCCGAGTTCAGGGACCCCCGCTCGGAACTCTTCCCGTGGACATCGAATTCGACGAACTGCGCATCACGGTCTCCCCCTTTTCCCTCTTCCTTTATCCCTTCCGAAAATCACTCTCCCTTTCGTACAGCGCCGAGCGGCAAAAAAACGTCTGGAGCGGCAACGCTTCGCTGGGCAAGGACGAAGTTTCCTTCAAGATTAAAACGAAAGAACTGAAATTAAAACAGTCGATTCCGATGGAACAAATCAATCCTCTGTTCGCGGGCTCCGACGTCACGATGGCGGCAAATGTCGGCCTGTCGGCGTCGCTCTCGGGTTCCAGGCCCTCCGTCATGCGGGGAGATCTCTCCGCGGCGGAAGGCAAAATCGCGTTCACGGCGTCGGAAGTTACCGTGAAGGGCCCTGTGGTCAACCATGGATTCAATACTCTGCGATTCGATAAAGTTACGCTGGACGCCCGGATGCAAAAGGGGAAGCTTGATGTGAACGCGATTACCCTTTCCGGCCCGGATATCGCGGGCACGGCGAACGGCTCCCTGAAAATCGACCCGTATTTCCCGCGAAGCCAGCTCCGGCTCGAATCGAAACTCACGATCTCGGAGAAAGCCAAAGTAATCCGGGATTTCGTCACCGCGTTCGGTGAAACGTTGGGCATTCGAATGGACCCCAACGGCACCTTCGCGCTTCGAATCGAGGGACCGCTGACTCCGATCGACCGCTTAAGCGTTCGAGGATACTAGGCTATAATCCTTTTTTATCGTGCCGGCCCCCAATACAAAAGATGCTGCACCGCGCGAGTCGGTGCGCGTTCCGCTTGAAACCAAGGTCAATCTGGAATTTGAAAAATTCACCGGATTCATCACGGAATATTCCTCCAACATTTCGGACGGCGGAATGTTCATCAAGACGCACGAGCCCAGGCCGGTCGGAACAATTTTGAGTTTTGATTTCCGGCTGCGAGACAATTTCAAGCTCATTCAAGGGCTCGGTGAAGTGGCCTGGGTTCGGCAAATCGATGCCGCGCCGGACAAACCGGCGGGCATGGGAATCAAATTTCACGATATCGATGAACCCAGCCGCGAGTTGATCAAGACGATGGTCAGCCACCACGTGAAATCCGGCGGCGCTCCTTTCAACGTTGACGACTTCATACGGGAGACCGCGAACCCGACACCCCTGATACCGGCCAAGGGACCGGCCACGGTGGAAGAAGATTTCAAGGCACTGTTTGAAGCCGCCGATCCGTTCCAGCAGACCCCTTCGGTTTCCCCCGA
The sequence above is a segment of the Bdellovibrionota bacterium genome. Coding sequences within it:
- the gspN gene encoding type II secretion system protein GspN — encoded protein: MKFLPTKETLKAFAKYIALGSVVFFIGVVWNFPYERIRDTLTSSLKRQTGYMIDMSTLSPALPIGFKAANARVQGPPLGTLPVDIEFDELRITVSPFSLFLYPFRKSLSLSYSAERQKNVWSGNASLGKDEVSFKIKTKELKLKQSIPMEQINPLFAGSDVTMAANVGLSASLSGSRPSVMRGDLSAAEGKIAFTASEVTVKGPVVNHGFNTLRFDKVTLDARMQKGKLDVNAITLSGPDIAGTANGSLKIDPYFPRSQLRLESKLTISEKAKVIRDFVTAFGETLGIRMDPNGTFALRIEGPLTPIDRLSVRGY